The following proteins are encoded in a genomic region of Streptomyces lunaelactis:
- a CDS encoding DUF262 domain-containing protein — protein MAIIKHAARQTLGQLIGANNPPVEVPNDSQRQYAWGKREVDTYWSDIQKFMKARRTGSEASAEYFIGPIVTITDDKVTSRSLLDGQQRLTTSTILIAAIRDILGKMASTEARVMANNIQRDYIARKDGRHSRPQHFLTLSLFDRDFFRDFIQDWNETTGKVANTEKPSRPSHKLIQDASALFHSHIASALDGIPMEDDRLDWLDELKDCLVKGLVFVEVQTPTSSDANEVFETINSRGKDLSTVDLVRNFLMEKSRDDDEKNRVNTAWRSLLDGFERREDIEKFLRHFWVARHGDVRSHSLYTTIRADLTQRFELVTPRYEVRTFAAELQNASGRYLELITSGTGLETLDNLLDEIKALGADASYPLLLAVSERSDYSEMATVTRALISYYVRWTVVGRRESTLLEEKLFDLAKQVNNGGHLTAAVQQIIDWTPDDEAFQSDFEQAPIPKSTQARYLLTKIEQHLRREAGVDDVVVASSSAVHVEHIYPQSPEAELRLEDHPAWVNRLGNQTLLHGRKNRAASNKAHPEKVDAYSASSLLITQDTGIDRLWDSTAGRWRIRGIEERQADLAKIAIDVWPREARELPS, from the coding sequence ATGGCGATCATCAAGCACGCTGCCCGCCAGACTCTTGGGCAACTCATCGGAGCCAACAATCCGCCCGTAGAAGTGCCCAATGACAGCCAGCGGCAGTACGCATGGGGGAAGAGAGAGGTAGACACGTACTGGTCCGACATCCAGAAGTTCATGAAGGCTCGCCGTACCGGAAGCGAGGCATCGGCCGAATACTTCATCGGCCCCATCGTAACCATCACGGACGACAAGGTGACGAGTCGTTCACTCCTGGATGGACAGCAGCGCCTCACCACTTCCACGATACTCATCGCCGCCATTCGAGACATCCTCGGCAAAATGGCATCCACCGAAGCCCGGGTGATGGCGAACAACATCCAACGCGACTACATCGCCCGAAAGGATGGACGCCACTCCCGCCCACAGCACTTCTTGACCCTCTCCCTGTTCGATCGCGACTTCTTCCGGGATTTCATTCAGGACTGGAATGAGACCACGGGGAAAGTTGCAAACACAGAAAAGCCTTCCCGCCCTTCACATAAACTCATACAGGACGCAAGTGCACTCTTCCACTCACACATAGCTTCAGCGCTCGACGGAATCCCAATGGAGGACGACCGCCTAGACTGGCTTGACGAACTCAAAGACTGCCTGGTAAAGGGCTTGGTATTCGTCGAAGTGCAGACGCCTACCTCCAGCGACGCTAATGAGGTATTCGAAACCATCAATTCTCGCGGAAAGGACCTGTCTACAGTCGACCTCGTTCGGAATTTCCTTATGGAAAAGAGCAGAGATGACGACGAAAAGAATCGGGTGAACACTGCATGGCGATCGCTGCTCGACGGCTTCGAGCGACGCGAGGACATAGAGAAGTTCCTACGACATTTCTGGGTCGCCCGGCACGGCGACGTCAGATCACATAGCCTCTACACCACCATCAGAGCCGACCTGACACAACGTTTTGAGTTGGTGACCCCACGATACGAAGTACGGACCTTCGCAGCCGAGCTTCAAAACGCCTCGGGTCGCTATCTTGAGTTGATCACTTCGGGCACGGGCCTAGAGACTCTCGACAATCTACTGGACGAGATTAAGGCCCTCGGCGCCGATGCCTCTTATCCCTTGCTACTTGCCGTTTCGGAAAGGTCCGACTACAGCGAGATGGCCACGGTGACGCGTGCGCTAATCAGCTACTACGTGCGCTGGACGGTCGTTGGCCGCCGCGAGTCCACACTCCTAGAGGAGAAGCTGTTTGACCTCGCCAAGCAGGTGAACAACGGCGGGCACCTGACAGCGGCGGTCCAGCAGATCATCGACTGGACACCTGACGACGAGGCGTTCCAGTCTGACTTCGAGCAAGCCCCCATACCCAAGAGCACTCAGGCCAGGTACCTGCTCACTAAGATCGAGCAGCATCTAAGGCGCGAAGCAGGCGTGGACGATGTCGTCGTGGCGAGCTCGAGCGCCGTGCACGTCGAGCACATCTACCCCCAGTCGCCCGAGGCGGAACTCCGCCTCGAAGACCACCCAGCCTGGGTCAACAGGCTCGGCAACCAGACACTGCTGCACGGCCGGAAGAATCGAGCCGCGTCAAACAAGGCCCATCCTGAGAAGGTTGACGCGTACAGCGCTTCCTCGCTGCTGATCACGCAGGACACTGGGATCGACCGTTTGTGGGATTCCACGGCGGGCCGTTGGCGCATCCGGGGGATAGAGGAGCGCCAGGCGGACCTCGCCAAGATCGCCATCGATGTCTGGCCCCGTGAGGCTCGCGAGCTCCCGAGCTAG
- a CDS encoding ATP-binding protein, with protein MNEYRCDVPRKAWELPFLAEAQEIAGLRRVMRLHLSRWGLANLIDAAQLCVTELVANVVRHVGPQTPTTLAVSMNGTNLRIEVHDPDTQALPTLMAARSDDEAGRGVALVDATADRWGVAMRADSKVTWCELATDLESPNGHAGGARNDETEALLALYQMCRSPYVLGSGRRGMAMMEEAAIDLIADLLHWLSAHGGDADCALDEAQTRFEACL; from the coding sequence ATGAACGAGTACCGCTGTGACGTACCGCGCAAGGCCTGGGAGCTCCCCTTTCTGGCCGAGGCTCAAGAGATCGCCGGGCTACGGCGCGTGATGCGTCTCCACCTCAGCCGCTGGGGCCTGGCCAACTTGATTGATGCGGCTCAGCTCTGCGTGACCGAGCTGGTCGCCAACGTCGTCCGGCATGTTGGCCCGCAGACGCCCACGACGCTCGCAGTCTCGATGAACGGGACGAACCTCCGCATCGAAGTCCACGACCCTGACACGCAGGCGTTGCCCACACTCATGGCGGCGCGAAGTGACGATGAAGCCGGCCGTGGCGTGGCTCTTGTGGACGCTACTGCCGATCGGTGGGGCGTTGCGATGCGCGCCGACTCCAAGGTCACTTGGTGTGAACTGGCGACCGACCTGGAGTCCCCGAACGGGCACGCAGGCGGCGCTCGGAATGACGAAACTGAAGCGCTTCTGGCGCTCTATCAGATGTGCCGTTCTCCATACGTGTTGGGCAGTGGTCGGCGCGGGATGGCGATGATGGAGGAGGCGGCGATTGATCTGATCGCCGACCTCCTCCACTGGCTCAGCGCCCATGGGGGTGACGCTGACTGCGCGCTCGACGAGGCCCAGACGAGGTTCGAGGCATGCCTGTAA
- a CDS encoding helix-turn-helix domain-containing protein gives MAVGPTTRRRQLGADLRRLRERKGLTLEEAGALVGVSKATLSRYEKKEGAVKWPAVDALCREYGASDQERETLVELAKGAKIQGWWRSLADPIPESMNLMLTLEDEVVREDHYACMYVPGLLQTRAYAEAVHRASEMRCTDQEIAHMVDIRMKRQELLDREEPPHIWAVIDEAVIRRMVGGRDVMRDQLSLLLTRADEPQVTVQILPFAAGAHAAAVGSFVILGGPAPELDVVYVDIIGGGLFMEKPQELERYKLAFEYLRAQALDIHASAALLDRVCKEL, from the coding sequence ATGGCAGTTGGACCGACCACCCGCAGGCGCCAACTTGGCGCCGATCTACGCCGCCTGCGCGAGCGCAAGGGCCTCACGCTGGAGGAAGCCGGGGCGTTGGTTGGCGTCTCCAAAGCCACCTTGAGCCGCTACGAGAAGAAGGAAGGCGCCGTCAAGTGGCCTGCCGTCGACGCGCTTTGCCGGGAGTACGGTGCGTCGGACCAGGAGCGCGAGACACTCGTCGAATTGGCCAAGGGAGCCAAGATTCAAGGATGGTGGCGATCGCTCGCTGACCCGATCCCTGAGTCGATGAACCTCATGCTGACTCTGGAAGACGAGGTCGTACGCGAGGACCACTACGCCTGCATGTACGTGCCTGGCCTGCTCCAGACCCGCGCGTACGCAGAGGCAGTGCACCGTGCATCCGAAATGCGATGCACGGATCAAGAGATCGCGCACATGGTCGACATCCGCATGAAGCGGCAGGAGCTTCTAGATCGAGAGGAGCCCCCGCACATCTGGGCCGTGATCGACGAAGCCGTTATCCGACGCATGGTCGGCGGGCGCGACGTGATGCGGGACCAACTGAGCCTCCTGCTGACGCGGGCCGATGAGCCTCAAGTGACCGTTCAGATCCTGCCGTTCGCCGCCGGTGCCCATGCCGCCGCGGTGGGGAGCTTCGTCATCCTCGGAGGACCCGCCCCCGAACTCGACGTCGTATATGTGGACATCATCGGCGGCGGGCTATTCATGGAGAAGCCGCAGGAACTGGAGCGCTATAAGTTGGCATTCGAGTACCTGCGCGCGCAGGCGCTGGACATCCACGCGTCAGCCGCGCTCCTGGATCGGGTCTGCAAGGAGCTGTGA
- a CDS encoding DUF397 domain-containing protein, with product MDQEDVRWIKSSYSGGSGTECVEVAASAVDVAVRDSKVPHGARIELRPAAWREFVGALLEGRLS from the coding sequence ATGGATCAGGAAGACGTCCGCTGGATCAAGTCTTCGTACAGCGGAGGAAGCGGCACCGAGTGCGTCGAGGTCGCCGCGTCTGCGGTGGACGTCGCCGTCAGGGACTCCAAGGTTCCGCATGGTGCGCGAATCGAGCTCCGACCGGCCGCCTGGAGGGAATTCGTGGGCGCCCTACTCGAGGGACGCCTCAGCTAG